DNA sequence from the Nitrososphaerales archaeon genome:
CTTTCATTTGTTCTTGTTAGCCTGACGCAGCGGAATTCTCCCATTCACCCTGTTAGGTATTTGGATCTCCGCTCAATTAGGGCCAGTCTTATCGTCGCCCTCATACGAGGCAGTATCAACCTCGACCCCAGGCCAACAGCAAGCATAGGAACTAGCGATCTATATGATTTCGCATATCGTCTTATCAAGTCGATGCTGAGAGTTATGTTGCAAAATTATAAAGTTGGATCCAGAATCCATGTAATAATTAAGATCACGATTATTAAATAAACAGAAAATCTGAATGGTGACAAAGATATTAAATCATAAATGAACGTATTTGCCACTCCAGCAAATGATAACCGTGGCCTCGGTCAGGATGCACTATAATCAATGGCTACAATGATTATATACTTGGCTAGGATTGCAATTCAACGTATGAAAAAAAGATCGCGACTACCTTACAGAAGCTGGTATTACTTCAGAACCGGATATGCTACATACTTGGCTTTCGTTTTGGCTGCCATAAACATGATTGTGGTTGTTTACTATCTTGCCATACAGAACGTTCCTGCGTTAGAAACAGTTTTCCCAAGCTTTACTATCTGGGCTCTAGTTGTAATCTTAATTGGCGTACCTTTGGCAATCTTCCTAGGATGGCTTCATTTCAAGAGAGCGCCAACATACAGATCGGAGGTAGACATACAAGTCGAATCTAATCCATATTATTACAAACTTCCCCCCGGCTATTGGCAAGAGGTTTTTGCTCCTGCTTACCTTGAGATACTTAGGTTAAACCTTAGGATATTGAATAAAGAACCGCTTACAGAACAGGAAGAGAAACAGCTTAAGGAATTGCAAAAAAAACTTGAGAATCTCATAAGGGGCGGGTATGTGGGTGAACCCAAAACCAAAGGTGTAGACCTTGACGAGTAAAGTATTACGCATATCAGATTTTTCGGTCAACGCAATTGAAAGTGCGTTATACTAACTTTTCCCGTCTTCTCCCTTACGGGTTTTTAAATAAGCATTGGGTATCCTGAAATCATGCAATGCCACTAATTACAAGTATTATTGATTTCCAATTAACATGCATTTATAAAATTTTCTTATGAATAACAGCAGTAAGATACTCTTTATATTAATGGTTCTTTATATTGCACTTATCCCCTCTTTCGCTTTCTTGGGCCGATATTGGCTATGACGTTTATCTCCGATTCTGTTCATGATCATGATTCGGAAGGAAAGTAATTGCCTGAGGATTTTCTTTTTGTCTTCTTTCTAGTGTCAACAATGCCTGTCTGAACAGTGTAACCATCAACATTGCTTCCTTTGAACTTAACATATTTCTTCCAGCAAACCTCTTGATTGCAGTTTTGAGCAAACCTATCTTATGTCTTCTGTATCCAGTCATTTTGGCCAATTTCAATGCATAGTCGATCAACAACTCCCTTTCATGAACACTTGCCAAATGCTCTTCTCTCTTAAAGCTCCTTTTCTTTATCTCATACAATAATATAGCAAGTGCGTGAGATATATTCAGTGTTCTATACTCTGTTCCAGTGTCTATGCTAACTACGACATCGCAAGATGACAACTCCTGATTGCTAAGACCTGTTGATTCCCTTCCTAAAACTAGGCAAACACGTTGTCTGGGATCTACCAGTATGCGAGAGAGCTGTGAGGGGCTTATCGAGCCTCTAGCTACATTTGATCTATCACTTGACCTTATAGCTGTAGTGGCTATAAGAAGATCGAATTTCCTCAGATGGTTAAAATTAACTATCCTAGCTTTATCGAGCAGGTCCTTGCCATGTACGGCAAACACTTTGGCTTTATCCACATCAAATCTTGGTTTTACGAGTAGCAGTTCGTCAACACCGAAGTTCTTCATAACCCTAGATACATGACCTACGTTAACTTCGTGTTCTGGCTCGATCATCGTCACACTTAGTTTCATGACTGCATTTAAGTAGGGGCTTGATTTTAAGCGTAATGTGCACATCAAGTACACAAATGTCATGAACTATAAAATTAGATATGTGAAATCGGGAGAAGGCGATAGACATGTTTTGTTTATTCATGGATTAGGAGGATCGGCGGAGAGCTGGATATACAATATAGACGTATTCGCTAAATATTTCCATGTATTTGCACCAGATCTGTTAGGTTTTGGGAAGAGCGATAAACCGAAAATAAGGTACGACATGAAGACATTTATTAATTTTGTCACCACGTTTATGGATTCTGTGGAAATAAGGAAAACTCATGTTGTAGGTTCATCGTTAGGTGGCCAAATAGCCGCAGAGTTTGCGTTATCATTTCCTGAAAGAGTTAAGAAACTAGTCTTAGTAAGTCCAGCAGGTATCCCACCTAAATCATTCAAAGGCACTGCTGAGTTGAAAAAGTATGTGAAGGTCCTGAATGCAAAGGATCCTGATGACGTCAGGAAAGCTCTTGCACCAATAGATTCCAATAGCTCTGTAATAACTGAAGATTATGTGAAGAGCGTCTATGAGTATGTGATGATGCCAGGAACAAGGCACGCCTTTCTCTCGTCTTTGCAGGAGAGTGCAAAAGCACAAAGACTTGCAAACAGACTGAAAGCAATAAAGGCTCAAACATTCGTTGTTTGGGGTAAGCATGACAATTTAATTCCAATAAAATACTGTGAACCGTTTGTTACGAAAATGGAAAACTGCAGGCTATTATTGATAGAAAAATGCGGCCACAGACCCCATGCTGAAAAA
Encoded proteins:
- a CDS encoding TrmJ/YjtD family RNA methyltransferase encodes the protein MKLSVTMIEPEHEVNVGHVSRVMKNFGVDELLLVKPRFDVDKAKVFAVHGKDLLDKARIVNFNHLRKFDLLIATTAIRSSDRSNVARGSISPSQLSRILVDPRQRVCLVLGRESTGLSNQELSSCDVVVSIDTGTEYRTLNISHALAILLYEIKKRSFKREEHLASVHERELLIDYALKLAKMTGYRRHKIGLLKTAIKRFAGRNMLSSKEAMLMVTLFRQALLTLERRQKENPQAITFLPNHDHEQNRR
- a CDS encoding alpha/beta hydrolase, with the protein product MNYKIRYVKSGEGDRHVLFIHGLGGSAESWIYNIDVFAKYFHVFAPDLLGFGKSDKPKIRYDMKTFINFVTTFMDSVEIRKTHVVGSSLGGQIAAEFALSFPERVKKLVLVSPAGIPPKSFKGTAELKKYVKVLNAKDPDDVRKALAPIDSNSSVITEDYVKSVYEYVMMPGTRHAFLSSLQESAKAQRLANRLKAIKAQTFVVWGKHDNLIPIKYCEPFVTKMENCRLLLIEKCGHRPHAEKAPVFNQAVMDFLKEN